A region of Sphingomonas sp. DNA encodes the following proteins:
- a CDS encoding GNAT family N-acetyltransferase, whose protein sequence is MTLAVRSSTLPLRVGRRTLWRFEKPLARLRLTLAQGLAGEMPDAGALPRDASGLLVTALPAALLPAMRARWPELKGFVRQSYPRAYAALDTDFDAYLAGFSAKSRSTLKRKTRRFAERSGGAIDLRAYRTPEEMAEFHALARTVSARTYQEQRFGAGLPDGPEALAQLRDLAARDAVRGWLLFLEGRPVSYLHAPAEGDTLIYAHLGYDPDFADLSPGTVLQFEAMRALMAERRFRWFDFTEGDGQHKRLFATGSLDCVDLLLLRRTAGNLVAGHVLNGVDGAVAAAKGALARIGAERLVRTALR, encoded by the coding sequence GCACCCTGCCGCTGCGCGTGGGCCGGCGGACCCTGTGGCGGTTCGAGAAACCGCTGGCGCGGCTGCGGCTGACGCTGGCGCAGGGGCTGGCGGGGGAAATGCCCGATGCCGGGGCGCTGCCGCGCGACGCCTCCGGGCTGCTGGTGACGGCCTTGCCCGCGGCGCTGCTGCCCGCCATGCGCGCCCGATGGCCGGAACTGAAGGGCTTCGTGCGGCAGAGCTATCCGCGCGCTTATGCGGCGCTCGATACGGATTTCGATGCCTATCTCGCGGGCTTTTCGGCGAAGAGCCGCTCGACCCTGAAGCGCAAGACCCGCAGGTTCGCCGAGCGGTCCGGCGGGGCGATCGACCTGCGCGCCTATCGCACGCCGGAGGAGATGGCGGAATTCCATGCGCTGGCGCGGACGGTGTCGGCGCGGACCTATCAGGAACAGCGCTTCGGCGCCGGCCTGCCGGACGGGCCGGAGGCGCTGGCGCAACTGCGCGACCTCGCCGCGCGCGACGCGGTGCGCGGCTGGCTGCTGTTCCTGGAGGGGCGTCCGGTCAGCTACCTTCACGCGCCGGCCGAGGGTGACACCTTGATCTACGCCCATCTCGGCTACGATCCGGACTTCGCCGATCTCTCGCCCGGCACGGTGCTGCAGTTCGAGGCGATGCGCGCGCTGATGGCGGAGCGGCGCTTCCGCTGGTTCGATTTCACCGAAGGGGACGGACAGCACAAAAGACTGTTCGCCACCGGATCGCTCGATTGCGTGGATCTGCTGCTGCTGCGCCGGACGGCGGGCAATCTGGTCGCCGGCCATGTGCTGAACGGGGTGGACGGGGCGGTCGCGGCGGCGAAGGGGGCGCTCGCCCGGATCGGCGCGGAAAGGCTCGTGCGCACGGCCCTGCGCTGA
- a CDS encoding recombination protein O N-terminal domain-containing protein, which produces MRIEAEATIVAVRGHGEHGAIVRALTPGDGVQAGYVRGGKSRRLRPVLVPGNRIQAEFRARTEDQLAHLTAELSHSRAFLLSEPLAAAGIEWACALAAAALPEGQPYPAVHDALEGLLGAIEAAPSARGWSAALVRYELLLLGELGFGLDEAALMALPPALRTGDRAIDWPALREGLRRSGELLARDLLGDRRADVMAARERLVARLARMAG; this is translated from the coding sequence ATGCGGATCGAGGCCGAAGCCACCATCGTCGCGGTGCGCGGGCATGGCGAACATGGCGCGATCGTGCGCGCGCTCACGCCCGGGGACGGCGTGCAGGCCGGCTATGTGCGCGGCGGCAAATCGCGGCGGCTGCGCCCGGTGCTGGTGCCGGGCAACCGCATCCAGGCCGAATTTCGCGCGCGCACCGAGGATCAGCTCGCGCATCTCACCGCCGAGTTGTCGCACAGCCGCGCCTTCCTGCTGTCCGAGCCGCTGGCGGCGGCGGGGATCGAATGGGCCTGTGCGCTTGCGGCAGCGGCGTTGCCGGAGGGGCAGCCTTACCCGGCTGTCCACGACGCGCTGGAAGGACTGCTCGGCGCGATCGAGGCGGCGCCGAGCGCGCGGGGCTGGTCGGCGGCGCTGGTGCGTTACGAGCTGCTATTGCTCGGCGAGCTGGGCTTCGGGCTGGACGAGGCGGCGCTGATGGCGTTGCCGCCCGCTTTGCGAACCGGCGACCGGGCGATCGACTGGCCGGCCCTGCGCGAGGGGCTGCGGCGGTCCGGGGAGCTGCTGGCGCGCGACCTGCTCGGCGACCGGCGGGCCGACGTCATGGCGGCGCGCGAGCGGCTGGTGGCGCGACTGGCGCGGATGGCCGGTTGA
- the apaG gene encoding Co2+/Mg2+ efflux protein ApaG, producing the protein MKELFPHAAATGDITVRVSVSFLPEQSEPAQGRWFWAYHIRIENGGAKAAQLISREWIISDGRGVTHEVRGEGVVGEQPVIGPGASFDYVSGCPLGTPTGAMEGRYFMIGEDGDTFVVDIPRFPLIAPAVTS; encoded by the coding sequence GTGAAAGAACTTTTCCCGCATGCCGCCGCCACCGGCGACATCACCGTCCGGGTGTCGGTCAGCTTTTTGCCCGAGCAGTCCGAGCCGGCACAGGGGCGCTGGTTCTGGGCCTATCATATCCGCATCGAGAATGGGGGCGCGAAGGCGGCGCAGCTGATCAGCCGCGAATGGATCATCTCGGACGGGCGCGGCGTCACGCATGAGGTGCGCGGCGAGGGCGTGGTCGGCGAGCAGCCGGTGATCGGGCCGGGCGCGTCGTTCGATTATGTCTCCGGCTGCCCGCTCGGCACCCCGACCGGCGCGATGGAAGGCCGCTATTTCATGATCGGCGAGGATGGCGACACCTTCGTGGTGGACATCCCCCGCTTCCCCCTCATCGCCCCGGCGGTGACGAGCTAG
- a CDS encoding 2OG-Fe(II) oxygenase, with amino-acid sequence MSEGVPLFEINPALDRKALARRFARDRRIQIRDVLTERTAQEVRNILSRRTDWGVAWEAAGDGPHALRAADMAKAGPQDNAAIGRKLMAAMGGRDYAFVYGQYPLLNAYQEKWDEGSPHDLLMEHINADPFMSLVREVTGFPSLKKADAQATLYRPGHFLAMHDDSHVMEGWRVAYVLNLAIDDWRPEWGGYLQFYDEDGDVVAGFRPRFNALNLFAVPQKHAVTYVPPFAPVGRYAITGWFRDW; translated from the coding sequence ATGAGCGAAGGCGTTCCCCTGTTCGAGATCAATCCGGCGCTGGACCGCAAGGCGCTGGCCCGGCGCTTCGCGCGCGACCGGCGCATCCAGATCCGCGACGTGCTGACCGAGCGGACCGCGCAGGAGGTCCGCAACATCCTTTCCCGCCGCACCGACTGGGGCGTCGCCTGGGAAGCGGCGGGGGATGGCCCGCACGCGCTGCGCGCCGCCGACATGGCGAAGGCCGGCCCGCAGGACAATGCCGCGATCGGCCGGAAGCTGATGGCGGCGATGGGCGGGCGCGACTACGCCTTCGTCTACGGGCAATATCCGCTGCTCAACGCCTATCAGGAAAAATGGGACGAAGGATCGCCGCACGATCTGCTCATGGAACATATCAATGCCGATCCCTTCATGAGCCTGGTGCGCGAGGTCACGGGCTTCCCCTCGCTCAAGAAGGCCGACGCGCAGGCGACTCTCTACCGGCCCGGCCATTTCCTGGCGATGCACGACGACAGCCATGTGATGGAAGGCTGGCGCGTCGCCTATGTGCTCAATCTGGCGATCGACGATTGGCGCCCGGAATGGGGCGGCTATCTGCAATTCTACGACGAGGACGGCGACGTGGTCGCCGGTTTCCGGCCGCGCTTCAACGCGCTCAACCTGTTCGCCGTGCCGCAAAAGCATGCCGTCACCTATGTCCCGCCCTTCGCCCCGGTCGGCCGCTACGCGATCACCGGCTGGTTCCGGGACTGGTAG
- the parE gene encoding DNA topoisomerase IV subunit B has translation MSEDLFASSARATTDYDASAIEVLEGLEPVRRRPGMYIGGTDERALHHLAAEVLDNAMDEAVAGHASRIEIGLEPAEGAAGRLTIADNGRGIPVDEHPRFPGKSALEVILTTLHSGGKFSDKAYATSGGLHGVGVSVVNALSTETIVEVARNKQLFRQSFARGLPTSALVAIGATQNRRGTTLSFIPDPDIFGEDARLKPARLYRLARSKAYLFAGVEIRWKCDPALISDEIPTEAVFQFPGGLADHLAEQIAGKETATNTPFTGKHDFPNGQGSVEWAVAWPVWGEGNQSYYCNTIPTPDGGTHEQGLRTALTRGIRAFGELVGLKKSKDVQAEDALAGAEIMLSVFIRDPQFQSQTKDRLTSPDAARLVEAAVRDHFDHYLADHMERGRALLGFVLDRMDERLKRRAEREIKRKTATSARKLRLPGKLTDCANDDPEGTEIFIVEGDSAGGSAKQARDRKTQAILPIRGKILNVASATADKIRANQEIADLIQALGCGTRERCNVDDLRYERVVIMTDADVDGAHIATLLMTFFFQEMPELVKTGHLFLAQPPLYRLSAGGTIAYARDDAHRAELEAKLFKGKKVEVSRFKGLGEMNPAQLKETTMDPRSRSLTRITLPADYEDRAAVKDLVDQLMGKNPEHRFNFIQTRAAELDEEAIDA, from the coding sequence ATGTCCGAAGACCTGTTCGCTTCCTCCGCCCGCGCGACCACCGATTACGACGCCTCCGCCATCGAGGTGCTGGAGGGGCTGGAGCCCGTCCGGCGCCGGCCCGGAATGTATATCGGCGGCACGGACGAACGCGCGCTGCATCATCTCGCCGCCGAGGTGCTCGACAATGCGATGGACGAGGCGGTCGCCGGCCATGCCAGCCGCATCGAGATCGGCCTGGAGCCCGCCGAGGGCGCGGCCGGGCGGCTCACCATCGCCGACAACGGACGCGGCATCCCGGTGGACGAGCATCCCAGATTTCCCGGCAAGTCGGCGCTGGAGGTGATCCTCACCACGCTCCATTCCGGCGGCAAGTTCTCCGACAAGGCCTATGCGACCTCCGGCGGCCTGCACGGCGTCGGCGTGTCCGTCGTCAACGCGCTCTCGACCGAAACCATCGTCGAGGTCGCGCGCAACAAGCAGCTCTTCCGCCAGAGCTTCGCGCGCGGCCTGCCGACCAGCGCGCTGGTCGCGATCGGCGCGACGCAGAACCGGCGCGGCACCACGCTCAGCTTCATTCCCGATCCCGACATTTTCGGCGAGGACGCCAGGCTGAAGCCCGCGCGGCTCTATCGGCTCGCCCGCTCCAAGGCCTATCTCTTCGCCGGCGTCGAGATCCGCTGGAAATGCGATCCGGCCCTGATCTCCGATGAGATTCCGACCGAGGCGGTGTTCCAGTTCCCGGGCGGCCTCGCCGATCATCTCGCCGAGCAGATCGCCGGCAAGGAGACGGCTACCAACACGCCCTTCACCGGCAAGCACGATTTCCCGAACGGCCAGGGGTCCGTCGAATGGGCGGTGGCCTGGCCGGTGTGGGGTGAGGGCAATCAGAGCTATTATTGCAACACCATCCCGACGCCGGACGGCGGCACCCATGAACAGGGACTGCGCACCGCGCTGACCCGGGGCATCCGCGCCTTCGGCGAGCTGGTCGGGCTCAAGAAATCGAAGGACGTGCAGGCCGAGGATGCGCTGGCGGGGGCGGAGATCATGCTCTCCGTCTTCATCCGCGATCCGCAATTTCAGAGCCAGACCAAGGACCGGCTGACCTCGCCCGACGCCGCGCGGCTGGTCGAGGCCGCGGTGCGCGATCATTTCGATCATTATCTCGCCGATCATATGGAGCGCGGCCGTGCCCTGCTCGGCTTCGTGCTGGACCGGATGGACGAGCGGCTGAAGCGCCGCGCCGAGCGCGAGATCAAGCGCAAGACCGCCACCTCCGCGCGCAAGCTGCGCCTGCCGGGCAAGCTCACCGATTGCGCCAACGACGATCCGGAAGGGACGGAAATCTTCATCGTCGAGGGCGACAGCGCCGGCGGCTCGGCCAAGCAGGCGCGCGACCGCAAGACGCAGGCGATCCTGCCCATCCGGGGCAAGATCCTGAACGTCGCCAGCGCCACCGCCGACAAGATCCGCGCCAATCAGGAGATCGCCGATCTCATCCAGGCGCTGGGCTGCGGCACGCGCGAGCGCTGCAACGTGGACGATCTGCGCTACGAGCGCGTCGTCATCATGACCGACGCGGACGTGGACGGCGCCCACATCGCCACCCTGCTCATGACCTTCTTCTTCCAGGAAATGCCGGAGCTGGTGAAGACCGGCCATCTCTTCCTCGCCCAGCCGCCGCTCTACCGGCTCTCCGCCGGCGGCACGATCGCCTATGCCCGCGACGACGCCCATCGCGCCGAGCTGGAGGCGAAGCTGTTCAAGGGAAAGAAGGTCGAGGTTTCGCGCTTCAAGGGCCTGGGCGAGATGAACCCCGCCCAGCTCAAGGAGACCACGATGGACCCCAGGAGCCGCAGTCTCACCCGCATCACTTTGCCCGCCGATTACGAGGACCGCGCCGCGGTCAAGGACCTGGTCGATCAGCTGATGGGCAAGAACCCCGAACATCGATTCAATTTCATCCAGACACGCGCGGCCGAGCTGGACGAGGAAGCGATCGACGCATGA
- a CDS encoding OmpA family protein → MRVISKSPSLLLLATLAVAGAAPGSLAAQPQDSSDADLSVSVGDQSYDTAEMTEGPEIDGIITSRSGDLMQVTSPDGISTTIAISGDTRVTASGGFLGLGRTALAADSLLNGLPVSVRTWQSGNGLVARRIDLRNRDLRTATMIHGGTAQQFAEQTAATDALRGRIASIDQYNVRSTTNVNFDFGRANLSEQAKAELCATAASAEQTENALLLVVGYTDSIGPAEVNQALSERRAGSVVNHLQQVCGWQPYRMLTPTGMAMADPVASNDTPEGQAQNRRVAVSILVSKAVDGL, encoded by the coding sequence ATGCGTGTCATCTCCAAAAGTCCAAGCCTTCTCCTCCTCGCCACCCTTGCCGTCGCCGGGGCGGCCCCCGGCAGCCTGGCCGCACAGCCGCAGGATTCGTCCGACGCCGACCTCTCGGTTTCCGTGGGCGACCAATCCTACGACACGGCCGAGATGACCGAAGGGCCCGAGATCGACGGCATCATCACGTCGCGCAGCGGCGATCTGATGCAGGTCACCAGCCCCGACGGCATCAGCACGACCATCGCGATCAGCGGCGACACGCGGGTCACGGCCAGCGGGGGTTTTCTGGGGCTGGGCCGCACCGCGCTTGCCGCGGATTCGCTGCTCAACGGCCTGCCGGTCAGCGTCCGGACATGGCAATCGGGCAACGGCCTGGTCGCGCGCCGGATCGATCTGAGGAATCGGGACCTCCGGACCGCGACGATGATCCATGGCGGCACCGCCCAGCAATTCGCCGAACAGACCGCGGCGACGGACGCGCTGCGCGGGCGCATCGCCAGCATCGACCAATATAATGTCCGCAGCACGACGAACGTGAATTTCGACTTCGGCCGGGCGAACCTGTCCGAGCAGGCGAAAGCCGAGCTCTGCGCCACGGCCGCTTCGGCCGAGCAGACCGAGAACGCCCTGCTGCTCGTCGTCGGCTACACCGATTCGATCGGCCCCGCCGAGGTCAATCAGGCGCTCAGCGAACGGCGCGCGGGCAGCGTCGTCAATCATCTCCAGCAGGTCTGCGGCTGGCAGCCCTACCGCATGCTGACTCCCACCGGCATGGCCATGGCGGACCCGGTGGCGAGCAACGACACGCCCGAGGGCCAGGCGCAGAATCGCCGCGTCGCGGTGAGCATCCTGGTCAGCAAGGCCGTCGACGGCCTGTGA
- a CDS encoding GcrA cell cycle regulator, with product MSWTDERIDRLKELWSQGVTASQIADELGGVSRNAVIGKAHRLGLQSRPSPVKANDPAPAPKAKAKAEKPVPAPKAAAPARAEPRPEPVRSAPQAAPAAPPSSEPAQPLVRSIGPGGFVRQGPSDQQAPIPPAPPRRLVPAKPSAEVADKTSLLDLNERICKWPMGHPGEPDFHFCGKPSNPGFPYCVEHCGVAYQAQLPRRDRKPPPPLPFGGPRVR from the coding sequence ATGTCGTGGACGGACGAGCGGATCGACCGCCTGAAGGAGCTGTGGAGCCAGGGCGTCACGGCAAGTCAGATCGCCGATGAGCTGGGCGGCGTCTCGCGCAATGCCGTGATCGGCAAGGCGCACCGGTTGGGGCTGCAATCGCGCCCGTCTCCGGTGAAGGCCAACGATCCGGCGCCCGCGCCCAAGGCGAAGGCCAAGGCGGAAAAGCCCGTGCCCGCGCCCAAGGCCGCCGCGCCGGCCCGCGCCGAGCCTCGGCCGGAGCCGGTTCGATCCGCGCCGCAGGCCGCGCCCGCCGCGCCGCCTTCTTCCGAACCCGCCCAGCCCCTTGTCCGCTCGATCGGCCCCGGCGGCTTCGTGCGGCAGGGACCGAGCGACCAGCAGGCGCCGATTCCGCCCGCCCCGCCCCGCCGCCTCGTCCCCGCCAAGCCGAGCGCCGAGGTTGCCGACAAGACCAGCCTGCTCGATCTCAACGAGCGGATCTGCAAATGGCCGATGGGCCATCCCGGCGAGCCGGATTTCCATTTCTGCGGGAAGCCCTCCAATCCCGGCTTCCCCTATTGCGTCGAGCATTGCGGCGTCGCCTATCAGGCGCAACTCCCCCGCCGCGACCGCAAGCCGCCGCCCCCGCTGCCCTTTGGCGGCCCCCGGGTGCGCTGA
- a CDS encoding ABC transporter permease: MNDQPSNWVRTAPGVPVIRNVNWGGLATLYVKEVRRFFKVQLQTIWAPAVTTMLFLVIFTVALGREGRIVMGVPFADFLAPGLIVMGMIQNAFANSSFSLLVGKIQGTIVDYLMPPLSVGELITGLIGAAVTRAFLVGLAVWLVMLAWPGVHVAPRHAWAILWFGLMGSTMLGFLGLITSIWAEKFDHAAAVTNFVVAPLALLSGTFYAVDTLSPTFAAVSHANPFFYVISGFRYGFIGTADSPVLLGALLLLAINLALGLLCFALLRSGWKLKA; the protein is encoded by the coding sequence GTGAACGACCAGCCTTCGAATTGGGTCCGGACCGCTCCTGGCGTCCCTGTCATCAGGAACGTCAACTGGGGCGGCCTTGCGACCCTCTATGTGAAGGAGGTGCGGCGTTTCTTCAAGGTCCAGCTGCAGACGATCTGGGCGCCGGCCGTCACCACCATGCTGTTCCTGGTCATCTTCACCGTCGCTTTGGGGCGCGAGGGGCGAATAGTGATGGGCGTGCCCTTCGCCGATTTCCTCGCGCCCGGGCTGATCGTGATGGGCATGATCCAGAACGCCTTCGCCAATTCCTCCTTCTCGCTGCTGGTCGGAAAGATTCAGGGGACGATCGTCGACTATCTGATGCCGCCGCTTTCGGTGGGCGAACTGATCACCGGGCTGATCGGCGCGGCGGTGACGCGCGCCTTCCTGGTGGGACTGGCGGTCTGGCTGGTGATGCTCGCCTGGCCCGGCGTCCATGTCGCGCCGCGCCATGCCTGGGCGATCCTGTGGTTCGGGCTGATGGGGAGCACGATGCTGGGATTCCTCGGCCTCATCACCTCGATCTGGGCGGAGAAGTTCGATCATGCCGCGGCGGTGACCAATTTCGTCGTCGCGCCGCTCGCCTTGCTGTCAGGCACTTTCTACGCGGTCGATACGCTGTCGCCGACCTTCGCGGCGGTGAGCCACGCCAATCCCTTCTTCTACGTCATTTCGGGCTTTCGCTACGGCTTCATCGGCACGGCCGATTCGCCGGTGCTGCTCGGCGCCCTGCTCCTGCTGGCGATCAATCTGGCGCTGGGCCTGCTGTGCTTCGCGCTGCTCCGGAGCGGCTGGAAGCTGAAAGCCTGA
- a CDS encoding aspartate aminotransferase family protein — MTITPLMPVYPRSPVRPVRGEGVWLYGEGGETYLDFASGIAVNLLGHGHPVLTKAIQEQAATLIHVSNLYGSPQGEAYAKRLTDLTFADTAFLTNSGAEAVECAIKTARRYHHHHGRPEKHELITFSNAFHGRTLGTISATNQEKLRDGFAPLLPGFTVVAFDDLEAAKAAIGPHTAGFLVEPVQGEGGIRPASDAFMKGLRALCDAHDLMLVLDEVQCGFARTGRMFAHEHYGIVPDIMAAAKGIGGGFPMGACLATEKAAAGMVIGTHGSTYGGGPLACAAGQAVLDVVANDEFLAHVTRMGERLRGALEQMIPNHDHLFESVRGLGLMLGLRMKSDSRAFVTHLRDHGLLTVAAGDNVLRILPPLVIEDSHVAEFVERLSEAARSYEAPAA; from the coding sequence ATGACCATCACCCCGCTCATGCCCGTCTATCCGCGTTCGCCGGTGCGGCCGGTGCGAGGCGAGGGGGTCTGGCTCTATGGCGAGGGCGGCGAGACATATCTCGATTTCGCCAGCGGCATCGCGGTCAACCTGCTCGGCCACGGTCACCCGGTGCTGACCAAAGCGATCCAGGAGCAGGCGGCGACTCTGATCCACGTCTCCAACCTCTACGGATCGCCGCAGGGCGAAGCCTATGCGAAGCGGCTCACCGACCTCACCTTCGCCGACACCGCCTTCCTCACCAATTCCGGCGCCGAGGCGGTGGAATGCGCGATCAAGACGGCGCGGCGCTATCACCACCATCACGGCCGCCCCGAGAAGCACGAGCTCATCACCTTCTCCAACGCCTTTCACGGCCGCACGCTCGGCACGATCAGCGCGACCAACCAGGAGAAACTGCGCGACGGCTTCGCGCCGCTGCTGCCCGGCTTCACCGTCGTCGCGTTCGACGATCTGGAGGCGGCCAAGGCCGCGATCGGGCCGCACACGGCCGGCTTCCTGGTCGAGCCGGTGCAGGGCGAAGGCGGCATCCGCCCGGCCAGCGATGCCTTCATGAAGGGCCTGCGCGCGCTGTGCGACGCGCACGACCTGATGCTGGTGCTGGACGAGGTGCAGTGCGGCTTCGCGCGCACCGGCAGGATGTTCGCGCACGAGCATTACGGCATCGTGCCGGACATCATGGCGGCGGCGAAGGGGATCGGCGGCGGCTTCCCGATGGGCGCCTGCCTCGCCACCGAAAAGGCGGCGGCCGGCATGGTGATCGGCACGCACGGATCGACCTATGGCGGCGGCCCGCTCGCCTGCGCCGCCGGCCAGGCGGTGCTGGACGTCGTGGCGAATGATGAATTTCTGGCTCATGTCACGCGGATGGGCGAGCGGCTGCGCGGCGCGCTCGAGCAGATGATCCCCAATCACGACCATCTGTTCGAAAGCGTGCGCGGGCTCGGCCTGATGCTCGGCCTCAGGATGAAGAGCGACAGCCGCGCCTTCGTCACGCACCTGCGCGACCACGGGCTGCTGACCGTCGCGGCCGGCGACAATGTGCTGCGCATCCTCCCCCCGCTGGTGATCGAGGATTCGCATGTGGCGGAGTTCGTCGAGCGGCTGTCGGAAGCGGCGCGGAGCTACGAGGCGCCGGCGGCGTGA
- a CDS encoding dienelactone hydrolase family protein, translated as MRLLKFLTAFACFALPAAGSPAQTADPASATVAMQQARVDDPGHAPIPVAIWAPAAGAALPLVVISHGTGAGPTAHIDTAEALAQAGFVVVAPMHPGDNFQDDSAVGRPEWMANRARHVGKVIDFMFARWDGRARLAPNRVGIFGFSAGGTTALISIGGVPELGRIPVHCARTPEFVCQLMAASAADAATPAWMHDRRIAAAVLAAPGLGFAFAPESLANVRVPVQLWSGDADRTVPEATNAALVRQALSQPVDYRNVAGAVHLSFLAPCGPESPPVICQDGPGFDRAAFHRELNREVVAFFRRHLVEARAPES; from the coding sequence ATGAGACTGCTGAAATTTCTGACGGCGTTCGCCTGCTTCGCCCTGCCCGCCGCCGGATCGCCGGCACAGACAGCCGATCCGGCATCGGCGACAGTCGCAATGCAACAGGCGCGGGTCGACGATCCGGGCCACGCGCCGATCCCGGTCGCGATCTGGGCGCCGGCCGCCGGCGCGGCGCTGCCGCTCGTCGTCATCTCGCACGGCACCGGCGCCGGCCCGACCGCGCACATCGATACCGCCGAAGCGCTGGCCCAGGCCGGCTTCGTGGTCGTCGCGCCGATGCATCCGGGCGACAATTTCCAGGACGACAGCGCCGTCGGAAGGCCGGAATGGATGGCGAACCGGGCGCGGCACGTCGGCAAGGTCATCGATTTCATGTTCGCCCGGTGGGACGGCCGCGCGCGCCTCGCTCCGAATCGGGTCGGCATCTTCGGCTTCTCGGCGGGCGGGACGACGGCGCTCATTTCGATCGGCGGCGTGCCGGAACTGGGGCGCATACCCGTCCATTGCGCGCGCACCCCCGAATTCGTCTGCCAGCTCATGGCGGCGTCGGCGGCGGACGCTGCTACGCCCGCCTGGATGCACGATCGCCGTATCGCCGCCGCCGTCCTCGCCGCGCCGGGCCTCGGCTTCGCCTTCGCGCCCGAAAGCCTCGCCAATGTCCGCGTGCCCGTGCAGCTCTGGTCCGGCGACGCCGACCGGACCGTGCCGGAAGCCACCAATGCGGCGCTGGTCCGGCAGGCACTGTCGCAACCGGTCGATTACCGCAATGTCGCCGGGGCGGTGCATCTCTCCTTCCTGGCGCCCTGCGGACCCGAAAGTCCGCCCGTGATCTGTCAGGACGGACCCGGCTTCGATCGGGCGGCGTTCCATCGCGAACTCAACCGGGAGGTGGTCGCCTTCTTCCGCCGGCATCTTGTCGAGGCTCGGGCCCCGGAATCCTGA
- a CDS encoding Hsp33 family molecular chaperone HslO, with protein sequence MPDDSVSHPAGTVHLDAALGFALPGRHARGRLVRLGPVLDEILSAHAYPAPIARVLAEALTLTALLGALLKDAGGQLTLQAQTEEGIVDLLVADYRGGELRGYVRFDAERLAEGPPLPVLCDLFGKGYLALTFDQQATGERYQGIVPLEGDSLAEAAENYFCQSEQIPSLVRIAVDDSGHVAGGLLLQHLPEGEEGRERLHARADHPEWEHVRILAETVRGNELADAGLPLDDLLWRLFHEEEEIRTLAETPLARGCRCDPGHVRGVIARFPPDERGEMADADGVIRVDCEFCSRVFPVSLADLEE encoded by the coding sequence ATGCCCGACGATTCCGTTTCCCATCCGGCCGGGACCGTTCATCTCGACGCCGCGCTCGGCTTCGCGCTGCCCGGCCGCCATGCGCGCGGGCGGCTGGTGCGGCTGGGGCCGGTGCTGGACGAGATATTGTCAGCCCATGCCTATCCGGCGCCGATCGCAAGGGTGCTCGCCGAGGCGCTGACGCTGACCGCCCTGCTCGGCGCGCTGCTGAAGGACGCGGGCGGGCAGCTCACGCTTCAGGCGCAGACCGAGGAGGGGATCGTCGACCTGCTCGTCGCCGACTATCGCGGCGGCGAGCTGCGCGGCTATGTCCGATTCGATGCCGAGCGGCTGGCCGAGGGGCCGCCGCTGCCCGTCTTGTGCGACCTGTTCGGCAAGGGCTATCTCGCCCTCACCTTCGACCAGCAGGCGACCGGCGAGCGCTATCAGGGCATCGTGCCGCTGGAGGGCGACAGCCTGGCCGAGGCGGCGGAGAATTATTTCTGCCAGTCCGAGCAGATTCCGAGCCTGGTGCGGATCGCGGTGGACGACAGCGGCCATGTCGCGGGCGGCCTGCTGCTCCAGCATCTGCCGGAGGGCGAGGAGGGGCGCGAGCGGCTGCATGCGCGCGCCGATCATCCGGAATGGGAACATGTCCGCATCCTGGCCGAGACGGTGCGCGGCAACGAACTGGCCGATGCCGGCCTGCCGCTCGACGATCTGCTGTGGCGGCTGTTTCACGAGGAGGAGGAAATCCGCACGCTCGCGGAAACGCCGCTGGCGCGCGGCTGCCGCTGCGATCCCGGACATGTGCGGGGCGTCATCGCCCGCTTCCCGCCCGACGAACGCGGCGAGATGGCCGACGCGGACGGCGTGATCCGCGTCGATTGCGAATTCTGCTCGCGCGTCTTTCCGGTCAGCCTCGCCGATCTGGAGGAATGA